A genomic segment from Salvelinus alpinus chromosome 8, SLU_Salpinus.1, whole genome shotgun sequence encodes:
- the LOC139582651 gene encoding consortin-like isoform X1 codes for MGNKSTSPSRDPDTETTQREERNNTGTASGSGPPGPSPDLLASLQSLGEHDDHTLLPQSLHQIAEAYSLDEDYQWAVQFLQLEKLYHERLLSNLAALQEDWESQWRECNRVAESTSPAETNSTGQEHIEILSQICRTHQRPMLSAKMSMADTVLKDSHNTRGQYDGREKERSPSHHGKVRVNNPVRQSEEDVKETTSTGAVPDMAEEEGGGEGERGKEELEKEGQGVDEEEVFEESPEEEVQVVEWPAGVPQASAKDLDKLSQVEESSSADGLVSILKRRRASLDGLPPEGPDAAKHNSIRKVHFSQPEDGMEPDEVGGDSCLILLLLCLVTVVISLGGTALYCTLADTYSSICIDFSHNVDFYVVHVQRFLDRLRHWMPI; via the exons ATGGGTAACAAGAGCACCAGCCCCTCCAGAGACCCAGACACTGAGAcgactcagagagaggagagaaacaacacgGGGACTGCCTCAG GAAGTGGTCCCCCAGGCCCCAGCCCTGACCTGCTAGCCTCACTACAGTCATTGGGAGAACACGATGaccacacactgctgccacagtCTCtacaccag ATAGCAGAGGCCTACTCCCTGGATGAGGACT ACCAGTGGGCGGTGCAGTTCCTGCAGCTGGAGAAACTGTACCATGAGCGCCTCCTGTCCAACCTTGCCGCCCTGCAGGAGGACTGGG AGAGCCAGTGGAGAGAAtgtaacagagtagcagagagcaCCTCCCCAGCTGAGACCAACAGCACTGGACAGGAACACATAGAAATACTGAGCCAGATCTGCAGGACGCACCAGAG accaATGCTTAGTGCGAAAATG AGCATGGCAGACACGGTGCTGAAAGACAGCCACAACACCAGGGGGCAGTatgatgggagagagaaagaaaggtcaCCATCCCATCATGGAAAAG TCAGAGTCAACAACCCTGTAAGacagagtgaggaggatgttaagGAGACCACGTCAACAGGAGCTGTCCCTGACATggctgaggaggagggaggaggggagggagagcgaggaaAGGAAGAGTTGGAGAAGGAAGGGCAGGGGGTGGATGAAGAGGAGGTGTTTGAGGAGAGTCCAGAAGAGGAGGTGCaggtggtagagtggccagcggGGGTTCCCCAAGCCTCAGCCAAAGACCTGGACAAACTGTCTCAAGTGGAGGAG AGCTCCTCAGCAGACGGCCTGGTGTCCATTCTAAAGAGGAGGAGGGCATCGTTAGATGGCCTGCCCCCCGAGGGTCCCGATGCAGCCAAACACAACTCCATACGTAAGGTGCACTTCAGCCAGCCAGAGGACGGCATGGAACCAG ACGAGGTGGGCGGAGACTCGTGTTTGATCCTGCTGTTGTTGTGCCTGGTAACCGTGGTGATCAGTCTGGGCGGGACGGCTCTGTACTGCACCCTAGCGGACACATACAGTAGCATCTGCATTGATTTCTCTCACAACGTAGACTTTTACGTTGTGCACGTACAACGCTTCCTGGATAGGCTCAGACACTGGATGCCCATATGA
- the LOC139582651 gene encoding consortin-like isoform X2 produces the protein MRTWLSDQWAVQFLQLEKLYHERLLSNLAALQEDWESQWRECNRVAESTSPAETNSTGQEHIEILSQICRTHQRPMLSAKMSMADTVLKDSHNTRGQYDGREKERSPSHHGKVRVNNPVRQSEEDVKETTSTGAVPDMAEEEGGGEGERGKEELEKEGQGVDEEEVFEESPEEEVQVVEWPAGVPQASAKDLDKLSQVEESSSADGLVSILKRRRASLDGLPPEGPDAAKHNSIRKVHFSQPEDGMEPDEVGGDSCLILLLLCLVTVVISLGGTALYCTLADTYSSICIDFSHNVDFYVVHVQRFLDRLRHWMPI, from the exons ATGAGGACT TGGTTATCAGACCAGTGGGCGGTGCAGTTCCTGCAGCTGGAGAAACTGTACCATGAGCGCCTCCTGTCCAACCTTGCCGCCCTGCAGGAGGACTGGG AGAGCCAGTGGAGAGAAtgtaacagagtagcagagagcaCCTCCCCAGCTGAGACCAACAGCACTGGACAGGAACACATAGAAATACTGAGCCAGATCTGCAGGACGCACCAGAG accaATGCTTAGTGCGAAAATG AGCATGGCAGACACGGTGCTGAAAGACAGCCACAACACCAGGGGGCAGTatgatgggagagagaaagaaaggtcaCCATCCCATCATGGAAAAG TCAGAGTCAACAACCCTGTAAGacagagtgaggaggatgttaagGAGACCACGTCAACAGGAGCTGTCCCTGACATggctgaggaggagggaggaggggagggagagcgaggaaAGGAAGAGTTGGAGAAGGAAGGGCAGGGGGTGGATGAAGAGGAGGTGTTTGAGGAGAGTCCAGAAGAGGAGGTGCaggtggtagagtggccagcggGGGTTCCCCAAGCCTCAGCCAAAGACCTGGACAAACTGTCTCAAGTGGAGGAG AGCTCCTCAGCAGACGGCCTGGTGTCCATTCTAAAGAGGAGGAGGGCATCGTTAGATGGCCTGCCCCCCGAGGGTCCCGATGCAGCCAAACACAACTCCATACGTAAGGTGCACTTCAGCCAGCCAGAGGACGGCATGGAACCAG ACGAGGTGGGCGGAGACTCGTGTTTGATCCTGCTGTTGTTGTGCCTGGTAACCGTGGTGATCAGTCTGGGCGGGACGGCTCTGTACTGCACCCTAGCGGACACATACAGTAGCATCTGCATTGATTTCTCTCACAACGTAGACTTTTACGTTGTGCACGTACAACGCTTCCTGGATAGGCTCAGACACTGGATGCCCATATGA